tggccacccggccaaactgagcaatcgggggagaagggccttagtcagggaggtgaccaagaacccgatggtcactctggcagagctccagagttcctctgtgaagatgggagaaccttccagaaggacaaccatctctgcagcactccaccaatcaggcctttatggtagagtggccagacgaaagccactcctcagtaaaaggcatatgacggCCTGCTTgggaacctaaaggactcagaccatgagaaacaagattatctggtctgatggaaccaagattgaactctttggcctgaatgccaagcgtcacatctggcagaaaccttgcaccatccctatagtgaagcatggtggtggtagcatcatgttgtggggatgtttttcagcggtagggactgggagactagtcaggatcgagggaaagattaacagagcaaagtacagagagatccttgatgaaaacctgctccagagcgcgcaggacctcagactggggcaaaggttcaccttccaacaggacaacgaccctaagcacacagccaagacaatgcaggagtggcttcgggccaagtctctgaatgtccttgagtggcccagccagagcccagacttgaacccgatcaaacctgaaaataactgtgcagcaacgctccccatccaacctgacagagtataagaggatctgcagagaagaatcagataaactccccaaatacaggtgtgccaagcttgtaacgtcatacccaagaagacttgaggctgtaatcgctgccaaagatgcttcaacaaagtactgaataaagggtctgaatacttatgtaaatgtgatatttcattttttttatatttttttcttagcaaaaatgtctaaactgtttttgctttgtcattatggggtattgtgtgtgtagattgatgaggaaaaaacacaatttaatacattttaaaataaggctgtaacataacaaaatatggaaaaagtcaaggggtctgaatagtttccgaatgtactgtaagcAATTTGTAGTGTATTTGTGGTATAAAAAGGCTTTCGATGTTTGCAAtatccactttgaaatttgagaTGAGATTTTTCCTTACAAAAAAATTATCAACACCTACAAAAATCCCaatttaattataatccacataataaatcagatgtcctgttgctgcaggattattttcctgctgtagcaaactgtctcaaatgaagatcctatatctgtataaCATTCCCATTCAACTCGTACCGCTGAGTTGTTCCCAATGGATCAGCTTGGCACCAAGCTTGGCAGTGTCCCTGATGGCACTGGTTAGCTGAAGCTTATCTTTATCATTCTGCAAATCTTattgtaacaaaaaaataacattcAGCTGGTAATGTCTCATTGCCTGCACAGACTGGTCCATCCTTCTTAATACAGAGCAGTGTTATTATTACTAAAGCAACAAGGGTGAAGTGGTTAGTTTAGCAGTATTTAGCCTGTTGGTTTTGTATGAAGTGGTTATTTTAGCAGTATTTAACCTGTTGGTTTTGTATGAAGTGGTTAGTTTAGCAGTATTTAGCTTGTTGGTTTTGTATAAAGTGGTTAGTTTAGCAGTATTTAGCCTGTTTGTTTTGTATAAAGTGGTTAGTTTAGCAGTATTTAGCCTGTTGGTTTTCTATGACGTGGTTATTTTAGCAGTATTTAGCCTGTTGGTTTTGTATGAAGTGGTTAGTTTAGCAGTATTTAGCCTGTTGGTTTTGTATGAAGTGTTTATTTAGCAATATTTAGCCTGTTGGTTTTGTATGAAGTGGTTATTTTAGCAGTATTTAGCCTGTTGGTTTTCTATGACGTGGTTATTTTAGCAGTATTTAGACTGTTGGTTTTGTATGAAGTGTTTATTTTAGCAGTATTTAACCTGTCGGTTTTGTATGAGTGGTTATTTTAGCAGTATTTAGCCTGCTGGTTTTGTGTGAGAGTGACATAACTTGAACTTCCTTCTGAAAGACTGCTTCTAAAAGCGTATGTAGGTCAGCTGTGGGAGATGCAGTCAGGTTCCTGGGTTCAGACTACTGTCCTATTTGAGGGAACGCTCCACCTTGATGTGACATTTGCTGTTATGCCCAGACTATAACTTTCTCTTGGAAAGCTAATACAGACATTGAGAGCCTTTTTTCCCCTTGCCCCTGCGATTTCGAAGAATGTCCTTGTGTTGAATTTGGCGTTCGTTGGGCTTTCTCTGGAAAAGTGTGGTAATCCATGGATGTCTGTTGATTTTTCTAATTGGCGATGTGGTTCTACTCTGACATGGGGAAAGTACACCAGGATGTATGAGCTGTAAGGGGATCGGCTCAGTGGTGGTCAACATCTCATGTCAACATAGACAGACCATAAAAAACACTACGTTTTCTTTTCTACCTAATAGAAATTCTATGGATGAAACAGAGCAGCCCAGTTAAGGAAGGCAGTTTATTTTTCAAGTTCCACCTGTACGCTTCTTCAACTGGAAAACACTATCCTTCTAGCTACCCAAAGTGAAAAATGTCAaggacatatattttttttataaaaaaggaACAGAACTTCTGTTTTTATTATTAGAAAATAGATACAGGAATGAAAGTATGTTTAAAAAAACAAGAGTACAGTTCCATATGACAAACATTTTCCATAAAAAATAAGTATAAAAACACTGATCTGCAAGCGCATTGAGCCAAAAAGTGTATTTTTGTACAAAACTAAGAAATCATTCAACAGGACTCCTCTCTGTACCATTTATCAAGGCTACTAAGAAGATAAGATATCCCTCTTATTTTCCAACAAGATATATACAACGTGTTGTATCAGAGGTTGTAAAATGTTGCCAGTGGAACACTGTGAAGTATGAACGTTAACTTTAACGGACGTGTCTTTTGAAAAAGTTAGTTGAAAAAATACTTTCTCTCcatatacatataaatacatttatGCTGTGCAAATTGCATGTTTAAAGACCTCCCATGCATAGCCACCCCATATATCAGGGCTAATGAAGGAGAAATATTGGTTTGGTACAAGACGTCCTCTGTGTGTTTTGCGTGTGTGCTTATTTTCCAATGCTTGTTTTTGGTTTTAGGTGACTGCGAGGGGAAGATGCAGGTGCACCATGTGCCATTGCTCGGTCAACATTCATACAATGAACTTTActggcacaggaggttggtggcaccttaattggggaggacgggcttgtggtaatgactggagcggaattagtggaatgttAACAAATACAACAAATACATGGTGTCCACATGtttaatgccattccatttactccgttccagccattattatgagccgtcctcccctcagcagcctccactggttagtGGATATGTGTGAGAGTGGACTTCATGTTAATATATACAGCATTATCTTCTCTGAAGGTGTATATTGAACTAGGGCTGGATTCAATTTGTTTCGCTGAAGCGTTCAAGATTGCGTGAtggaaatgtaaaggtaatttcccattgagccgacatatgcagcgtttaccatgaatgcagtctccactaaCTCGGAAAtattgcctttacatttcaatcGCGCCACAACACTGAGCTtcagcgatacggattgaatagagccctaagacTGACCAATTTATGGAACAATTCTTGCACCATGAATCGGTCACTGAATGAAATCATGAAATTCCGGCAGGTTGTCTGAAACTCTACAACTCGTACTGTACAGCAAAAGCGTTGCATTATAACCCATTTCCTAGAACTATGAACATGGCATCAAACACTTTGATAAATAATATTATACACGTTATCAAAATAAGTTTCAGGGAGCCAGCTtcccattatttaaaaaaaaagatatctactgtatgtttgttaccTCACTCTGTTAGTTAGAAGTTTCTCCATCTATCTCATACTATGTTCTTTTTATCCGTTTGCCTTTTTGTCATGTTTGATAAATAAGATAAGGCTATTACATATGGACATTATATTAACCTGACACGGAGATCCTGTACACGTTTTTACATGGCTGGTGTTCGGAGGCGGATAGATGGGGGATATGTAGCATCCAGAGACTGATTGGATGCGTAGAAGGACCCCTCCTGCCACCTTCCCAGCCGGtttgatatgtactgtatatcctTCGGGCTTCTCCACAGACAGCTTTGGGGGGGTCCTACCATTTGCCAGGAATGGCTGTTCCACACTCGTACCATGACACGTAGGTGACGTGAGAGTTCCCTCCTATCTGACCAAAGTTGACAGGTTCTTGTCTCATAGCCCTGTAATACCCTGTATGTGACAGACAAAATGAAGTGAGGGGCTGAACTTTGAGTCATTTTAGACATTGTGAAAATGTAGTTGTTTTCAGGCATGGATATTAAGCATATTCTTAACAGGTTCGCATTTCAACAATTCAAAGATAGATCTGTCAGTGCTGTAGCTTGTACCTTCTCTTGCTGGCAGCTGGTCAGCCCTGACTTGGTTTCCTGTCCTTCCATCGAGGAACGAGTCTACAAACTGACAGTGGTCCTCACCATGGCCAGTCTGGTCCCCAATGTTGTAAAATTTACCTGCAAAGTTATTAGGGGGAAAAGTTGTCAAAAGGGATGTCAATTTAAACTGAGCTacagtactgttctgtactgtactatagacaCTGAGCGCTGGAAGCAGAACTGACCGTTGAGAGAATCACTCAGATATATCTTGTATCGGAGGGAGTTGCAGAGCTGGATGCCCACAAACTTGCGGTACCAGGTCCTCTTCACGTACTGCTTGCCATTGCACTCCGAGTATGAGTCTGTCTTGAAGGGGAACTGGGTCCAGATGGCATCTTTTCCTACAGGAAAGAGTTAACAAAATATTAGAATGTGGAATATCAAAGGCATGAAGCATGAAACAAAGATAATAATTAAGAAAATAGAGATGTGTAGAAGCCCAAATGTATATTTGCATTCCCAAACAGAGTTGTCTTTTAAGTGTATCACAGCCTTTTACTACTGATGaaatgaaagggaaaataaaaatgtCTCCATTCATTTAGCTGTGTAAATGTTTGGTCTGGCTGTGAGTTGGGTGTGGAAGAAGTGAGCTCATAGATATTGGATGGAGAGCAGTGTACTGCTGCACTGGGGCACTGTGGCCTGAGTCTCCACAGACTCTCACTGTGCCAGGCCAGACTTTCATTAGATCATCCATTCATTCAGCCTGGTGGAATGTGTCACCTGGCACCAGTGCTCAGGACAGACCACAGACTGAGAAGCTTACCTGAGACATTCTCACTCACACGTGGGTCAGCTGCAGcacggagggatggagagatggagagaaagaggcagaaagagaaatGTGAGTTAGTAGGTGCTTTCAAATGTCTTCTTCTCAGAATAGACTGTACAAATGGTTCCGAAACGATTTTGAAATAAGTTGGTGATTCTCCTAAAGAAAAGACCACAAAACCACACGTCTTGTAGCAAAGCCATACAACATCTACGGCAAGTCATTTAGTCCACTTTGGCACTGAAGAGCCAGTCTGATATGGTAGTGTGGGACTCCAGGAGACTCCAGGACAAATCATCTGCTTTCAAACTCCTCATCATCTCTCACATAGAGCGGTGAGGTCCTCCCAGAAACATAAAAATGACCTGATTCCCTACTTGCCATTCATTTTTGATACGCTGTTGTATTAGTGAGTTTGATTGAGTGTGTTGTGAGCTGCAATGCAGGATGAGGGAGAGCTGGCAGCCGGACAGCACTTCTGGGGTTGGAGGCAGTTTACATGGAGAGGCAGCAGCCAATGTTATGGAAATGGAGGGGCCATGCTGAAATCATTAGGTTAATAACAGCTAGTTAATTACAGACCCCTACACCAGTAAGCAGTGGACCGCCAGACATGACTGGAGCTGGCTGACGATGTTGTGCGTTAGTACGTTTGTACATGCGTATTTTAGTGGatgcttgtttgtttgtttaacgCCAAATGCCTGACCTAGTCAACAGATGGCCTACGCCAAAGGCCAGATGTGGCTCTTGAACTTTTAACTGATCCTGAATAGGTAATGGTGTAAGTCAGCGATTCAACGAAACAACTAATCACCAAGTTCTTGTGCCGTTTAATGAGGCGTATTAGTGCTGGCCTAGAAAACAATGTGGCCCATACTGTACCTGATTCAGTGTTGAAGGACACAGGCTCACTGGGTGGCCCCTCTCCAAGCTCGTTCTTGGGTTTCACCTTGAACTCGTAGCTGTGAGGTAAGAGCAGGAAGTGTCACTATCAGAAGGTCTCACAGCGATTATCCAACCAACTCGCTCCAGATTCCAATTTCCGCTCCATTTCCAATTGCATGCAATCATTTCCACAGAATCAGATTTTCCTATAATCCTCACAGCGTTTAAAGTGGACACGGTATTTTGATGGAAACGTAGTGTATTCTTGTTCGGCCTTGTTGTTACAGCAAGGAAAAATGAGGCTCTAGTATTGCCTCCCTATTTATCTCTTCTCCAGACAGTGCAGTCCAGAGAGTCCCTCCCGCTAATGTCTCCTCCATATGAGATGTTCAGACACAGCGATTGGTGCACCACGTGCCAGTAGCCTCAGCAGGCTCAGCTCACAGGAAGCCCTGGTTTATATTCTATCACTTCTTTAATGTCAAATAGTCCCATATTCAGACTTCATTAAAAACCTAGGGAGCGTGGCGGCCCTCCTCTGCTCTCCACACGTGAAGAACCTTTCTTCTCCAACTACGCCAGAGAGAAGTGCAGGTCCTGATCTTAACcagacatagctagctagctagctaatcctTCTGACAAAAGTAGTAATAATACAATGAATAATTCAAATGCTGTATTATTTCCAGAAAGTTTGAGTTTCACGAACATTTAccttttagttatttagcagacttaCGGTAGCGAGTGCatgcattttcatactttttcaaAGCTTTGAAAAAAGCTACCGTCtgaggactgagagagagcaTAGAGGTGTGTTGCATGTGTTGTATCAATCTGAAACACAGGCACAAAGATGTTATGTTATATACCTGCTCTCGGGTTTGAGGTTCTCCACTGCAGTGTGAGTCTGGTTGGTggtcaggatggagacctgagtACCATCTGGTCCCTTCGTCGTGGAGATGACCTCATATTCTACACAACAACCAGGAAATCACTGTTGAATTCAAGAATTCACCAAGTATCCCAATTTTCAGAGTCACACTTTCCAATGTACACTACCatgaaaaagtttggggtcacttagaaatgtccttgtttttcaaagaaaagcaatttttttttaccattatattaacatcaaattgatcagaaatacagtgtagacattgttaatgttgtaaatgactattgtagctggaaatggcagattgttttatggaatatctacattggcgtacagaggcccattatcagcaaccatcactcctgtgttcaaatggcacgttgtgttagccttgtaaaatgataaacttagattagctaattgatcataagaaaacccttttgcaattatgctagcacagctgaaaactgttgtcctgattaaagaatcaATAACACtggtctttagactagttgagtatctggagcatcagcatttgtgggttcaattacaggctcaaaatggccagaaacaaagaactttcttctgaaactcgtcagtctattcttgttctgagaaatgaaggctattccatgcgagaaattgccaagaaacggaagatctcgtacaacgctgtgtactactcccttcacagaacagcgcaaactggatctaaccagaatagaaagaggagtgggaggccccggtgcacaactgagtaagaggacaagtacattagtgtctagtttgagaaacagacgcctcacaagtcctcaactggcagcttcattaaatagtacctgcaaaacaccagtctcaacgtcaacagtgaagaggcgactccgggatgctggccttctcaaactagacactctaatgtacctgTCCTCTTGCTCTTGCTTTAtttatcaggacaacagttttcagctgtgctaacataattgcaaaaggattttctaatgatcaattagccttttaaaatgataaacttggattagctaacacaatgtgccattggaacacaggagtgatggttgctgataatgggcctctgtacgcctatgtagatattccataaagaaatctgccgtttccagctacaatagtcatttacaacattaacaatgtctactgtacactgtatttctgatgttgatgttattttaatggacttaTGTTGTtgcttttctttgaaaaacaaTTATATTTCTACATTTCCCCAAACTTTTGCATTGTAGTTGGAGTACACAGTGTCCCACTCTCCCCACCTGTGGTGTCGTTGTCGGTCTTTTCCCAGTCTAGAATGATGAAGGAGGGGCATCCCTCCACCGTTACCACGGTGAGGTTGGAGGGCGGAGACTTGGGCGGGGCTGTCACGTTTGTCTCCCCGCCCTCCTCCTCTGGGAAGTAGCTGAGAGAGGTGGTGATGGAACAAGGCTCGTCTGGTTTCTTGTCCGTCTTGTAGACTACATGGGGTGCTTAGGGAAGAGAGATCACATTTAAAGGATCCCTGCGCTACTGGTTCAAAACAACCATTTAGTAACTTAGTATTTTCTGCCAGGGACAATAGAAGTACATGATAGTTACAAGAAGGGTTTTTTACTTACCAACGAAACGTTTCTTTCCCAATGCGTCCACGTCAGAGGCGGGTAGGGAGCTGAATAATGAGGAGTTCTCCCAGGTTTCAAACCAGATGTCTGTGAGAGGATGAGAAAGGACAAGGATATGCTTTAGAGCTCCACACATGGGGCACCAGTAATGTAGGTCTTCTTAAGACATAATTTAGGTCTGAATTGTGATCAGTTATACCGTTGACTGATGGTGCAGTCGTTGTTGTGTGTCTGCGGTCTTGCTTGGCAGGTTTAGCCGTCACTGATGGGAACTTATTCAAAATGGAGGCCTTGTCCGTTTGCTTCAAGACATTCAGCTTGTCTGTAGAGAACAGAGTTTGGCAAAGCACGTTGTTTACAAAAAAAAAGTTTGTCGTTTTTCTTGGCTTTCTCAATATTTCTATATTTGCTTATAGGAAAAGTGCCTTTCGAGGTTGTAAACATAAGCTCAGCCAAATGACAAACTTCATGATGACAAAATACTCTTTCACTAACAGCTGGTTTATAATGGAGTTTTGGAACTGGTGTGTACACCCCTATTTCAGGCAGTGGAAGATGTATAGAAAACTGCTCAATGTTCAATTATGTGTTATTATTACAACCAACTAAACCTTACTCATATCACCAGGTTTGCCAACCAGGTTGGTCTTTTTGTTGACAGGAATGGACGGACGAGATCCTGAAAAATAGAAATCAAAGGAAACAACAGTCAATCACATAATCACTAAACATGACAATTTCTGCGATAAccattcctttgtctctctgatggtgttatttgccttgaagaGGTCATCTTAAATGAAAAACAGTGGAACACTCTTTCACCGCCACTTGTAGAATAACCCAAATACCTTGACCATTGTTGACACAATCGGCAATATCTAGAGAAAATCCTACAGCAGGATTAGAGAAAAGAtttccaaaaagggttattctgctgtccccataggagaaccctttttgcttccaggtagaactcttttgagtTCCATTtataacccttttgagttccatgtagaaccctttgtgtaaagggttctacatggaacccaatagggttacacctggaaccaaaaagggttctcctatgaggacagcagaagaacccttttaggttctagatagcacatcATACTGATGACCATGATCTTTGGAAAATTATTTTGGCATCTTTATGCCTGGGAGGAACTCTATATGGACTGTATAAATAAACGGATGGTAAAACCCCATACCCTACGCCCAATGAACCTTAAAACATGAACAATCCTTTGTAATTCCTTGAGGTTTTACACATGTTCTGAAAGTTACCCAGAGCGAAATGCTTAACCTGTTGCCAATTAGCGCTCTGTTGCATTGAGGCCAAATTCTTCACAATCAAGGAATTGTTCCTAATCCATAAGAAAATATGCTAAATGCAAAGCCCCAGTACATAAAAGCTGGTGTAGCTCTGAAACATTTTAGCTGGTAATATAAAACAATATGGGTCCATTActttccatcaattacatgtaaATATCCATGTTTGAAATACTACCCGTTTGCAGTTAACACTGCTTTATCCAACTCTACAGTTTCTAGAAAACATGGTTCTACTTAAAAAGAAAAGCTTTCCCAGTCTTTTTTCATGCTGTCATTCAGGATAGCATAAGTTGTACATGTCTAAAACTGAGTCTACTGAAATCGGAGTAAGAATAGATATTTCTCTGCAATGACAGTGTTCTATGTAATCTTAAAACATTGCATTTTTCTAGCCACATGGAACCAGCATAGATCAAGATTACAATTGTTTCACAGGGTACAGAACATGCAGTGAAGCTTGATCATAGGTGACTGCATGATCAAGTGACAAGCCACCAAACACAATCAACATTGACTGCTGACTTTTTCTGCCTTTGCACTGTGACCTGTCTTCTCATGCAAAAATATTAGTCCACTAAGTCTAGTTCATACAAACACAAATCTGTAACCAAAAGCAAATATTGAATTCCTGTAGCTGATGAAAAGCTGATGCCATGCTCTCCTGATTGCATGATGGGTACTCTAAACACTGGCACCTCCACAGTGATGCACTAGCCTGTGAAGATTATTGTTCTTCTTAAGTCAATACTTGCAATCAAGCCAGAAGCATGTGGAACCTACCCAGGAAAATAGATTAAAATAACATTTGAGCCGCCCTCCAAACAAAACGTCAAGTTCATTACACGGCGGCAGGGCTATTATAGAACACTTTATTTCTTAACATGTGGTAAGAGAAAGTGCAAAGCTTGGTGAGAAACACGCCAAAAATAAGGTTCTTAAAAATAAGCTAATGACCCTCAGACGTCATACTTTCCAAAAAAGGAAAGTATTTTCCAAAGGCTTGGCTGAAGCCTTTGGTCGAATTCTTAATGATGGTTGACCAGTGTTTTGATCAAAACAAGACATATTTTACATCCAACATGGCCGACTCATGCAGTCTGGGCGGAAATGATGGCGATGGAAGCTAGCGTGTGTCAGCGTGGCCAGGGCTAGCTTTGCGCTGGGTGCAGATAAGACTGGATTCATGCCATTTTACCATAGAACTGGTCCTCAATGGAAGAGAAGCCTGAACGGCCCAAAACATCAGGGTTTATGTCCTCCAACAGCGAGTTGTTTGTGTTTGCTGCAGGAAAAGTATTACGATTAAAACCTATTCCCAAACCTATTGTATCTTTGAGCGGAATGTGGCGTGTCCAGACACTTGAAGACATCGATGATATCTGAACATATCAATTAAGATCTTTCAAAGAATCCTCCTTGAGTATTCCACTGTTTTGCATTATCAGTAAAGACACAACCAATTGACCATAACATGAAACAGAGCACAAACATACAGTGAATGATGATGATAGACAACCCAACCACATCTCATGCTCAATGAGGACAGTACAGGACTGACATGCATACAATCATGCACAGGGTGAACCCCAACCATAAGTAGTGGAAAAAACCTTGGAACTCCTAAAGAGAGACATTTCTGCAGCTCAACATTGATTTGACTTCCAGTTTGTGACAGAGAAACAGCATTGGTTATGTAGCTCGGCATCCAAAGAGCCTGATCTTTGAAGGCCTCTGAAACTGCTTCAGTTTCTGCTTGGTAAACATGGACTGAGTTTCCCCACCACCACAAATGGGTACTAACACAGGCTTACCTCCCTAAAAAGAGCAGTGATTACTTAATACCCCTTTGACTACTCGTTATCATAAGCTTTTGAAGCCTGCAACAGCATTGAATCTGCAGAAGCTTGCATTAAAACCAAGAACACAAAGACCCTTGGACAGATGGCAACGCATGGATAGACAGACTGACGGGCTGAtgaacagatggatggatggatggatggatggagagacagacacattATTGACAAACAAAATGAATGGGTGAAGGACACCGCTATTGGTTGATGACGCCGCCACAACGCCAACAAACTGTATGGGTTAATGGAtgagagacacagaggagaaaTATCAGCTCTTTTTACCCATTCTCAGTCTGTTCCAAACGACTGGTTTGGGAAGGCCGGTTCCTTTGTGATGCTTACCATTGGCTGTGGAGAAGAAGAGTGACTGTTATGGAAAAAGCAGCTAGTATTGTTAGCTCAGACTTAATTCTTCAGGAAAAAAACTGATTAAAGATGAATCTCCCAACAGGCCTTGTGAGGAGGAAAATAAATAGGAAAAGGAGGTGATGGACCAGCGGAGAGTCCTGTCAGCGCTTCAGTCTTAAGTGAACAACGTGTTTCCCCAAAGACAGTGGAAAGCGCTGTCTTAACATGGCTGACCCGTGCTGCAACCAGAATCTACGACATGCTGACCGTATCTGACAGATCTTTCTAAAAGTAGCAGTGACTTCTTCAGATGGTGCGAGAGTCGAGAGATGGATAGATTGGACAGCCATGACAAATCTTGACCGCGAAGATGACAAGCTACGTCGAAGCATGACCGATCACGCTCTCCACATGTTGTGCAGGGTGAAATTAGGCACTTGATGCCAAACCAACTCTGCAATCTTTGCCTGACCTCAATCTCTGCCCAGATATGACA
The Salmo salar chromosome ssa16, Ssal_v3.1, whole genome shotgun sequence DNA segment above includes these coding regions:
- the LOC106574775 gene encoding target of Nesh-SH3 isoform X12, with amino-acid sequence MAGTMLLRVSLLLLSGSILLNCIPAQRIRVRRQNMKVRINATGDTIVMKFVRPNPDTKLEGYILGYGSSMFSKQFIQLPENGEPYETEIDAEPKYLVAVQPIPSNDVKKQCTGKVNLEKPLHLVIGSVTPTSVLLSWGTFLKTPYEAGNIMNDCLEDGHYTVRYRERNRKWIYQTCPTSDTVIDNLKPNTPYEFGVRSNKDERSGIWSKPVIHKTNMGAGLDKSVQKPYKHRTPIVKPVKPPMSRAPFLPRPAIHNKTQPRLSLTKNHGFPGAPKTSFAPPESHLEARPDPRSNEPQWPQFPLDGGNSIRNASSHLVDLPPVRPQLLPSKTPSTSSATPVLNNPSPHGDKQQGKTQPRGPTSATEKPHNPSSANGKHHKGTGLPKPVVWNRLRMANTNNSLLEDINPDVLGRSGFSSIEDQFYGSRPSIPVNKKTNLVGKPGDMNKLNVLKQTDKASILNKFPSVTAKPAKQDRRHTTTTAPSVNDIWFETWENSSLFSSLPASDVDALGKKRFVAPHVVYKTDKKPDEPCSITTSLSYFPEEEGGETNVTAPPKSPPSNLTVVTVEGCPSFIILDWEKTDNDTTEYEVISTTKGPDGTQVSILTTNQTHTAVENLKPESSYEFKVKPKNELGEGPPSEPVSFNTESADPRVSENVSGKDAIWTQFPFKTDSYSECNGKQYVKRTWYRKFVGIQLCNSLRYKIYLSDSLNGKFYNIGDQTGHGEDHCQFVDSFLDGRTGNQVRADQLPAREGYYRAMRQEPVNFGQIGGNSHVTYVSWYECGTAIPGKW
- the LOC106574775 gene encoding target of Nesh-SH3 isoform X17 encodes the protein MAGTMLLRVSLLLLSGSILLNCIPAQRIRVRRQNMKVRINATGDTIVMKFVRPNPDTKLEGYILGYGSSMFSKQFIQLPENGEPYETEIDAEPKYLVAVQPIPSNDVKKQCTGKVNLEKPLHLVIGSVTPTSVLLSWGTFLKTPYEAGNIMNDCLEDGHYTVRYRERNRKWIYQTCPTSDTVIDNLKPNTPYEFGVRSNKDERSGIWSKPVIHKTNMGAGLDKSVQKPYKHRTPIVKPVKPPMSRAPFLPRPAIHNKTQPRLSLTKNHGFPGAPKTSFAPPESHLEARPDPRSNEPQWPQFPLANTNNSLLEDINPDVLGRSGFSSIEDQFYGSRPSIPVNKKTNLVGKPGDMNKLNVLKQTDKASILNKFPSVTAKPAKQDRRHTTTTAPSVNDIWFETWENSSLFSSLPASDVDALGKKRFVAPHVVYKTDKKPDEPCSITTSLSYFPEEEGGETNVTAPPKSPPSNLTVVTVEGCPSFIILDWEKTDNDTTEYEVISTTKGPDGTQVSILTTNQTHTAVENLKPESSYEFKVKPKNELGEGPPSEPVSFNTESADPRVSENVSGKDAIWTQFPFKTDSYSECNGKQYVKRTWYRKFVGIQLCNSLRYKIYLSDSLNGKFYNIGDQTGHGEDHCQFVDSFLDGRTGNQVRADQLPAREGYYRAMRQEPVNFGQIGGNSHVTYVSWYECGTAIPGKW
- the LOC106574775 gene encoding target of Nesh-SH3 isoform X13 — protein: MAGTMLLRVSLLLLSGSILLNCIPAQRIRVRRQNMKVRINATGDTIVMKFVRPNPDTKLEGYILGYGSSMFSKQFIQLPENGEPYETEIDAEPKYLVAVQPIPSNDVKKQCTGKVNLEKPLHLVIGSVTPTSVLLSWGTFLKTPYEAGNIMNDCLEDGHYTVRYRERNRKWIYQTCPTSDTVIDNLKPNTPYEFGVRSNKDERSGIWSKPVIHKTNMGAGLDKSVQKPYKHRTPIVKPVKPPMSRAPFLPRPAIHNKTQPRLSLTKNHGFPGAPKTSFAPPESHLEARPDPRSNEPQWPQFPLDGGNSIRNASSHLVDLPPVRPQLLPSKTPSTSSATPVLNNPSPHGDKQQGKTQPRGPTSATEKPHNPSSANTNNSLLEDINPDVLGRSGFSSIEDQFYGSRPSIPVNKKTNLVGKPGDMNKLNVLKQTDKASILNKFPSVTAKPAKQDRRHTTTTAPSVNDIWFETWENSSLFSSLPASDVDALGKKRFVAPHVVYKTDKKPDEPCSITTSLSYFPEEEGGETNVTAPPKSPPSNLTVVTVEGCPSFIILDWEKTDNDTTEYEVISTTKGPDGTQVSILTTNQTHTAVENLKPESSYEFKVKPKNELGEGPPSEPVSFNTESADPRVSENVSGKDAIWTQFPFKTDSYSECNGKQYVKRTWYRKFVGIQLCNSLRYKIYLSDSLNGKFYNIGDQTGHGEDHCQFVDSFLDGRTGNQVRADQLPAREGYYRAMRQEPVNFGQIGGNSHVTYVSWYECGTAIPGKW